A window of Salmo trutta chromosome 31, fSalTru1.1, whole genome shotgun sequence contains these coding sequences:
- the slc44a5a gene encoding choline transporter-like protein 5-A isoform X1: protein MPSHHYTPDNSTVHSEMARKTDVPSLYYGEPRKFDPTFRGPICNRSCTDLFCCVIFVIVILGYIALGTVAWLQGDPRKVIYPTDSYGQFCGQKGTPNAKKSTLFYFNILKCANPAVLINLQCPTTQMCVSKCPDKFSTYTDVQLQYQITAAPWDYYRQFCKPGFNNPTKPVAQVLRDEDCPSMIVPSRPFLQRCFPDFITLNGTLTVAKRTHFKDALDTARSVTELRDAANGITGLVDAKEVGMKIVEDYAASWNWILIGLVIALVVSLIFILLLRFTAGLLLWFTIIAVILVIAYGIWHCYLEFSLLRQQPGADVTIVDIGFQTDVMVYLQLSQTWFIFLVALGTIEASILIILIFLRRRVRVAIALLREGSKAVSYIMSTLFYPIITFLLLAVCSSYFAVTSVFLASSGDAIYKVMAAEPNCMYANKTCNPETFNKTNVSKECPGAQCTFAFYGGETPYHRYLFILQLSNLLIFLWLVNFTIALGQCTLAGAFASYYWARRKPQDIPPCPLFSSFSRAIRYHTGSLAFGALILAVVQMARIILEYLDSKLKGSNNVAARFVLCCLKCCFWCLERFVKFMNRNAYIMIAIYGKGFCMSARDAFCLLMRNVVRVAVLDRVTDFLLFLGKVLIAGSVGVIAFFFFTHKMPIFQEEVPTLHYYWVPLLTVIFGSYLIAHGFFSVYAMCVDTLFLCFCEDLERNDGSSEKPFLMSAGLHSILRKTDHH from the exons cgTGGCTACAAGGTGACCCCAGGAAGGTGATCTACCCTACAGACAGCTACGGACAGTTCTGTGGGCAGAAGGGCACTCCAAACGC AAAAAAATCCACACTGTTCTACTTCAACATCCTGAAATGTGCCAACCCTGCTGTCCTCATCAACCTCCAGTGTCCCACCACTCAG ATGTGTGTTTCCAAGTGCCCGGACAAATTTTCCACCTATACAGATGTGCAGTTGCAATACCAAATCACTGCAGCACCCTGGGACTACTACAGGCAGTTCTGCAAACCAGGATTCAACAACCCAACAAAG CCCGTTGCACAAGTGTTACGAGATGAGGACTGTCCATCGATGATCGTGCCTAGCAGACCAT TCCTGCAGCGTTGTTTTCCTGACTTCATCACTCTGAATGGAACCCTGACGGTGGCCAAAAGAACCCACTTCAAAGATGCCCTGGACACAGCCCGCAGTGTAACTGAACTAAGAGACGCTGCCAA TGGCATCACAGGTCTGGTGGATGCTAAGGAGGTTGGGATGAAGATTGTGGAGGACTACGCCGCCTCATGGAACTGGATCTTAAT AGGTCTGGTGATAGCTCTGGTGGTCAGTCTGATATTCATCCTGCTGCTACGTTTCACTGCCGGACTCCTCCTCTGGTTCACCATCATCGCAGTCATACTGGTCATTGCAtacg GAATATGGCACTGTTACCTGGAGTTCTCCCTGCTGAGGCAGCAGCCCGGGGCAGACGTAACCATCGTAGACATCGGCTTCCAGACAGATGTCATGGTTTACCTGCAGCTCAGCCAGACATGGTTCATCTTCT tggTAGCTCTGGGTACCATAGAAGCCTCTATCCTGATCATTCTTATCTTCCTGAGGAGGAGAGTACGGGTGGCTATCGCTCTACTGAGAGAGGGAAGCAA GGCCGTCAGCTACATAATGTCAACACTCTTCTACCCAATCATCACTTTCCTGCTGCTGGCCGTCTGCAGCTCCTATTTTGCCGTCACCTCTGT ATTCCTGGCCTCCTCTGGAGATGCCATCTATAAAGTAATGGCTGCTGAGCCCAACTGCATGTATGCAAACAAGACATGTAATCCTGAG ACGTTCAACAAGACCAACGTGTCTAAGGAATGTCCGGGCGCCCAGTGTACATTTGCGTTCTACGGTGGGGAGACGCCCTACCACCGCTACCTCTTCATCCTCCAGCTGTCCAACCTGCTCATCTTCCTGTGGCTGGTCAACTTCACCATCGCCCTGGGACAGTGTACCCTGGCTGGGGCCTTCGCTTCCTACTACTGGGCCCGGAGGAAGCCCCAGGACATCCCCCCCTGTCCCCTGTTCTCTTCATTTAGCAGGGCCATACG GTATCACACAGGCTCACTTGCGTTTGGTGCTCTAATTCTGGCCGTGGTTCAGATGGCCCGAATTATCCTGGAGTATCTAGATTCTAAACTCAAAG GTTCCAATAACGTGGCAGCACGCTTCGTACTCTGCTGCCTCAAATGCTGTTTCTGGTGTCTAGAGCGCTTCGTCAAATTCATGAACAGAAATGCTTACATTATG ATTGCGATATATGGGAAGGGCTTCTGCATGTCAGCTCGAGATGCCTTCTGCCTACTGATGAGAAACGTAGTCAG GGTGGCGGTGCTGGACAGAGTGACTGACTTCCTACTGTTCCTGGGGAAAGTGCTAATAGCAGGGAGTGTAG GCGTCATAGCCTTCTTTTTCTTCACACACAAAATGCCCATCTTTCAGGAAGAAGTGCCGACCTTGCATTACTACTGGGTACCTTTACTG ACGGTGATATTCGGGTCCTATTTGATCGCTCATGGATTCTTCAGTGTATATGCAATGTGTGTAGACACactgtttctgtgtttct GTGAGGACTTGGAGAGGAATGATGGGAGCTCTGAGAAGCCTTTCCTCATGTCCGCTGGGCTGCACAGTATTCTGAGAAAAACTGACCACCACTGA